The following are encoded in a window of Planctomycetaceae bacterium genomic DNA:
- a CDS encoding RNA-binding transcriptional accessory protein has translation MSEKIEEKYIRKIAEELKISARQVIAVAALLAEKATVPFIARYRKEATGSLDEVVITNIRDRLEQLAELDKRRDAILESLEKQGHLTPELKDKVMAAETMAVLEDIYLPFRPKKRTRGTMAKEKGLEPLAKLIFEQGNFDLQKEAEKFINAEKSVDSAETALTGARDIIAEWASEDQQARAAMRSLYQNKSQYVCKVVPGKEEEAIKYKDYYDWSEAMTTAPSHRVLAMRRGAKEELLVLRVIVEEDEAVSILNSIFIKTENSASQQVRLAIKDSFKRLIMLSMETEMRLESKKKSDEEAIRVFAENVRQLLLSSPLGEKGLLAIDPGFRTGCKVVCLDKQGKLLYNDVIHPLGAEASRNEGIKIAAWCQKYKIEAIAIGNGTASRETETFVRGIGLPKEIHIIMVNESGASIYSASDVAREEFPDYDITVRGAVSIGRRLMDPLAELVKIDPKSIGVGQYQHDVDQTLLKRCLDDTVGSCVNAVGVEVNTASKQLLTYVSGVGPKLAENIVSYRNQNGAFESREKLKKVSGLGGKTFEQCAGFLRIRNAENPLDKSAVHPESYAIVESMAKDLNCSVADLINDSSLRDKIKLEKYVTDTVGMPTLIDIKAELNKPGRDPRKQFELFSFDEQVHEMADLKIGMELPGIVTNITAFGAFVDIGVHQDGLVHISELSDSFVKDPNDVIKVQQRVKVRVLEVDIPRKRISLSMKREQKEIPASTEKRQPATRPAPRQTIAPQKPVVSSNGKPLGNLASRLTLG, from the coding sequence ATGTCGGAAAAAATCGAAGAAAAATATATACGTAAAATCGCAGAAGAGTTGAAAATCAGTGCCAGACAGGTGATCGCGGTTGCCGCGTTACTGGCTGAAAAAGCGACGGTGCCTTTCATAGCCAGATACCGCAAGGAAGCAACAGGCAGCCTTGATGAAGTTGTGATAACTAATATTCGCGACCGGCTTGAGCAGCTTGCCGAGCTTGACAAAAGACGCGATGCGATTCTCGAATCGCTCGAAAAGCAGGGGCATCTCACGCCGGAACTCAAAGACAAAGTTATGGCTGCCGAGACAATGGCTGTGCTGGAAGATATTTACCTGCCGTTCAGGCCGAAAAAGAGGACTCGCGGTACTATGGCAAAGGAAAAAGGACTTGAGCCTTTGGCGAAATTAATCTTCGAGCAGGGCAATTTCGACCTTCAGAAAGAAGCGGAAAAATTCATCAATGCCGAAAAGAGCGTGGATTCAGCCGAAACCGCTCTTACCGGCGCACGAGATATAATTGCCGAATGGGCCAGCGAAGACCAGCAGGCACGAGCCGCTATGAGATCGCTTTATCAAAATAAAAGCCAATATGTCTGCAAGGTTGTACCCGGCAAAGAAGAAGAGGCGATTAAATACAAGGATTATTACGACTGGTCTGAAGCGATGACGACCGCACCGTCGCACCGTGTACTTGCGATGCGCCGCGGAGCCAAAGAAGAGCTTCTCGTTCTGCGTGTAATCGTCGAAGAAGACGAAGCAGTATCGATATTGAATTCCATATTTATCAAAACTGAAAATTCCGCATCGCAGCAGGTCAGACTTGCGATCAAAGACAGTTTCAAGAGGCTGATAATGCTTTCGATGGAAACGGAAATGCGACTTGAGAGCAAAAAGAAATCGGACGAGGAAGCGATAAGAGTTTTTGCGGAAAACGTCAGACAACTGCTTTTAAGCTCGCCGTTGGGCGAAAAGGGCTTATTGGCAATCGACCCGGGTTTCCGAACCGGCTGCAAGGTTGTATGTCTGGACAAGCAGGGCAAACTGCTTTACAACGATGTGATTCATCCGCTCGGCGCAGAGGCCAGCAGAAACGAAGGCATTAAAATTGCCGCTTGGTGCCAGAAGTACAAAATCGAAGCGATAGCGATTGGCAACGGAACCGCAAGCAGAGAAACCGAGACGTTTGTTCGCGGCATCGGCCTGCCGAAAGAAATACATATTATAATGGTCAATGAAAGCGGCGCCAGTATTTATTCGGCGTCCGACGTCGCCCGCGAGGAATTTCCCGATTACGATATCACAGTTCGCGGTGCGGTATCTATCGGCAGACGCCTGATGGACCCGTTGGCCGAGCTTGTGAAGATTGACCCCAAATCAATCGGCGTCGGCCAGTATCAGCACGATGTTGACCAGACGCTTTTAAAACGCTGCCTTGATGATACCGTCGGCAGTTGCGTGAACGCTGTCGGCGTCGAAGTCAATACCGCAAGCAAACAGCTTTTAACGTACGTCTCCGGCGTAGGCCCTAAACTGGCAGAGAATATTGTTTCGTATAGAAATCAGAACGGCGCATTTGAATCTCGTGAAAAGTTAAAGAAAGTCTCCGGCCTTGGCGGTAAAACGTTCGAGCAGTGCGCAGGCTTTTTGCGAATCCGCAATGCCGAGAATCCGCTCGACAAAAGTGCCGTACACCCTGAAAGCTACGCAATCGTAGAGTCCATGGCGAAAGACCTGAACTGCTCGGTTGCGGATTTGATTAATGATTCGTCGCTGCGTGATAAAATTAAACTTGAAAAATATGTTACGGATACGGTTGGTATGCCGACGCTGATTGACATCAAAGCGGAGTTGAACAAGCCCGGCCGCGACCCCAGAAAGCAGTTTGAGCTGTTCAGTTTTGACGAACAGGTTCACGAAATGGCCGATTTGAAAATTGGAATGGAATTGCCAGGCATTGTTACGAATATTACAGCGTTTGGTGCGTTTGTAGATATCGGCGTTCATCAGGATGGTTTGGTTCACATCAGCGAACTTTCGGACAGTTTTGTAAAAGACCCCAACGACGTTATCAAGGTGCAGCAGAGAGTTAAAGTCCGTGTGCTGGAAGTTGACATCCCAAGAAAGCGAATATCGTTGAGTATGAAGCGCGAGCAAAAGGAAATACCGGCTTCAACTGAAAAGCGTCAGCCTGCAACAAGGCCGGCTCCAAGGCAGACTATCGCACCGCAAAAGCCTGTGGTTTCATCAAACGGCAAACCGTTAGGCAACCTCGCCTCGCGACTGACTTTAGGCTGA
- a CDS encoding LysM peptidoglycan-binding domain-containing protein — protein MKQKLVIVVIAVVALGAGFAGGFVFANKKSNTVVADMQTKMQQSEAASRARISNYDNIVNRLSGELQIARLEIEGFKTQGVQPQAAEEPQRATQQSTTISRQQPQQQTEMPDGPTDGVAQGNTRTYTIQSGDSLWSIAQKQLGNGSRFNEILKLNPKLTAKSNLVVGSRLKLPAK, from the coding sequence ATGAAACAAAAACTTGTAATAGTTGTCATTGCGGTTGTTGCTCTGGGAGCAGGATTTGCGGGTGGTTTTGTATTCGCGAATAAAAAAAGCAATACGGTGGTTGCCGATATGCAGACGAAGATGCAGCAGTCGGAAGCGGCATCGCGGGCGAGAATCAGTAATTATGATAATATAGTAAACAGATTAAGCGGCGAACTGCAGATTGCCAGACTGGAAATTGAAGGCTTCAAAACACAAGGCGTTCAGCCGCAAGCAGCAGAAGAACCACAGCGGGCAACACAGCAGTCGACGACTATTTCACGTCAACAGCCGCAACAGCAGACTGAAATGCCGGACGGCCCAACGGATGGCGTTGCGCAAGGCAATACAAGAACATACACAATACAAAGCGGCGACAGCCTCTGGTCAATTGCGCAAAAGCAGCTTGGCAACGGCAGCCGTTTCAATGAAATTCTCAAACTGAATCCGAAGCTTACAGCCAAGAGTAATTTGGTCGTTGGCAGCAGATTAAAACTTCCGGCTAAATAA
- a CDS encoding DUF3313 domain-containing protein has protein sequence MVRTYLFTVVLIGSLVLISGCWESADNTGYLSDYSKLNEVSGFEKVEGSTFRYTDSSVAKGKYQGFIVDPVAIKFQIESKAAVAQTKGKLKQNDVNDLVNYLYSAIIDAVNESGYKIVYHAGAGVARVRVAITDLRKTNIVFAAVPTARITTGIGTGGAAIESEMIDSVSGKQITACVASKPGSRVPFTDLSDWGGAQHAMDVWVNNFRKQLADMKKS, from the coding sequence ATGGTAAGAACATATTTATTTACAGTGGTTTTAATTGGCTCTTTGGTGTTAATTAGTGGATGTTGGGAATCTGCGGATAATACAGGTTATTTAAGTGATTATTCAAAGCTTAATGAGGTGTCCGGGTTTGAAAAGGTCGAGGGCTCCACATTTCGCTATACCGATTCATCAGTAGCAAAAGGAAAATACCAGGGATTCATAGTTGACCCTGTTGCTATAAAATTTCAGATTGAATCCAAAGCCGCCGTAGCCCAAACCAAAGGGAAACTCAAACAGAATGACGTCAACGATTTGGTTAACTATTTGTATTCTGCGATAATCGATGCAGTGAATGAGTCCGGATATAAAATTGTTTATCATGCAGGGGCAGGTGTTGCCAGAGTTCGTGTCGCGATAACGGATTTGCGAAAAACCAATATAGTTTTCGCGGCAGTTCCGACTGCGCGTATTACAACGGGGATAGGCACAGGCGGAGCGGCGATAGAATCTGAAATGATTGATTCTGTTTCAGGTAAACAGATTACAGCGTGTGTTGCGTCCAAGCCCGGCTCGAGGGTTCCTTTTACAGATTTAAGCGATTGGGGCGGCGCTCAACACGCGATGGATGTATGGGTGAACAACTTCCGCAAGCAGTTGGCCGACATGAAAAAATCATAA
- a CDS encoding FHA domain-containing protein: protein MNVSLVLHKKNGSKKVLPIRSKAAILGRRPDCDFCIPLQVVSRRHCQISQEANIVKVRDLKSSNGTFLNGAKISDEILAGAGDKIQIGPLTFTVQVNGQPANIAASDTAVMMPDLSNIDPDALNGSATFIGDES, encoded by the coding sequence ATGAACGTATCGTTAGTTTTGCACAAAAAGAACGGTTCGAAAAAGGTCTTGCCCATCCGCAGCAAAGCGGCAATTCTCGGTAGAAGACCGGATTGTGATTTTTGCATTCCATTGCAAGTAGTCTCGCGCAGACATTGCCAAATCAGCCAGGAGGCGAATATTGTTAAAGTCCGCGACCTAAAATCCAGCAATGGCACATTCCTGAATGGGGCAAAGATTTCTGACGAAATTTTAGCCGGTGCCGGCGACAAAATTCAGATTGGTCCGCTGACATTTACCGTCCAGGTGAACGGCCAGCCCGCGAACATTGCCGCTTCGGATACGGCTGTTATGATGCCGGACTTGTCGAACATCGACCCCGACGCATTAAACGGCAGCGCAACATTTATCGGCGACGAATCTTAG
- a CDS encoding HAD family hydrolase, with amino-acid sequence MTYRAVVFDLDGTLVNSLEDLADAANFALTYFGQPNHSVETLKAMIGDGTRTFISRALPADKQDLIEQTLVKMRGKYIEICTNKTLPYKGIKEVLDELKKRGIKMAVLTNKDQIMSERVVKHFFYGYFQIIMGTIDAVPLKPDPKAVLKMLKELDVKPSEALFVGDSNIDIKTAKAAGIIGIGVNWGFRSEEELRQAGANFIINHPKELLNVLK; translated from the coding sequence ATGACTTATAGAGCAGTTGTGTTTGATCTTGATGGAACGCTGGTTAATTCGCTGGAAGACCTGGCGGATGCGGCAAATTTTGCGCTAACTTATTTCGGACAGCCCAATCATAGTGTTGAAACGTTAAAAGCAATGATTGGCGATGGCACAAGGACGTTTATCAGCAGGGCACTGCCGGCCGATAAGCAAGACCTCATAGAACAGACGCTTGTCAAAATGCGGGGAAAATACATTGAAATTTGTACCAATAAGACTCTTCCTTATAAAGGCATTAAAGAAGTCCTGGACGAATTGAAAAAACGCGGCATCAAAATGGCGGTGCTTACAAATAAAGACCAGATAATGTCTGAAAGGGTCGTTAAGCATTTTTTTTATGGTTATTTTCAAATCATAATGGGTACTATCGATGCTGTCCCATTAAAACCAGACCCCAAAGCCGTGCTGAAAATGCTCAAAGAGCTTGATGTCAAGCCGAGCGAAGCGTTGTTTGTCGGCGACAGCAATATCGATATCAAAACCGCGAAAGCGGCCGGGATTATCGGTATCGGCGTCAACTGGGGCTTTAGAAGCGAAGAAGAACTTCGACAAGCAGGAGCGAATTTCATCATCAATCACCCCAAAGAATTGCTGAATGTTTTAAAGTAA
- a CDS encoding KAP family NTPase: MADELKLFDDLPLFENIEKEKQEGKEEERFGHWAYADALHQILKDNNKSLTIGLFGEWGTGKSTVINILQNKFKEDKDSKIRPVIFNAWRHQDDSFRRQLLIKVAEDVYGKQNSKYKDLTNLVGLSECITEATDEDNSTEKMSWSEVGKQIIDVLKWFIFSSQKSAKLIRIAIIIYVVILVAGIFVSLFGNPEVANFISAALLLPIGLILFGLVEKETKHKLIATLNINQPTTERPRLSYPEQFEMEFIECVNFSNKENNRLVIVVDDLDRCDKNLVIAALATIKQFSGKSNCVFIVPCDEQQVLNAVNAQVSNHDYDYESLRKFFDVAVRMEKIPEADLHNYAKYLVEQWKLAPQLAEIAVYSGARDARKIKAFLNSFNTHYWMIQKRFNPEKAGRNLLLIAKLTAIQEGFPELYKIICLEPLMLNRFENAHKDSSVDSYEKNNVSKEIKDLILKNSILTRFLEYTDNIDLTEIEDLVIGKQLELIAGISTGSIIQTTLSNGKIEEFSEAVKGLDKTQADHLVEYIRLMVKEFEEKKFYVILRMWVNCALGIFSYENIWTNDDLITAKQLLANIIVDAITKEKGKLLKDISNIKGIESILQITSDSTSLANAIVQVYLERLTTDGASSYIGLFNRKKKYFEQKFEGINTAIISALNSENEQLILNQLSIAEIRNDIDDPIPSNTVLNTIVQRLDAKDNAYELNEKRIQVIEIYQTKIDMTGFINKWNELTKKAQSAPIEIEKTNFGLMLNTVNKIGQFDKLEDANLICTPLLQIWAVNGKESTRNELLKTFSLVYPIVDESLIKQVENVIFSWFKARPTGEIKIYLESLTNNIQTTTDKQGFRTLTGLALSLLEQFVEWMKNQVNTYNEKVEEIVNLVVEWSHTLKTETKIYELVEYTIKKANDPSFELWHKKSLGNLCDCLSDEQVQTISQLVMERIEEPQTAKTRRSQLLDILITKLSRRKLTGQDTDRIFGLLWHDDGNMREPICEKFESLKSQFEEDDFKRNISIMAKNISNSTAEKITQKANSLTIILKSPISLKEQDKPLILNMVPLLIHTKNSSKETIGIGLIIVDSLGNSENVSEDIISGLRALSQYGDENIKGKAAELLKKYNKVAEPDGLDKKDKSDV; this comes from the coding sequence GTGGCAGACGAGTTGAAACTTTTCGATGATTTACCTCTTTTTGAAAATATAGAAAAAGAAAAGCAGGAGGGAAAAGAGGAAGAAAGATTTGGGCATTGGGCTTATGCTGATGCCCTACATCAGATTCTTAAAGATAACAATAAATCACTTACCATTGGCCTGTTTGGTGAATGGGGGACAGGCAAATCAACGGTAATAAATATACTTCAAAATAAATTTAAGGAAGACAAAGATAGTAAGATACGCCCTGTTATTTTTAATGCATGGCGACATCAAGACGATTCGTTTCGAAGGCAGCTTTTGATTAAAGTTGCAGAAGATGTATATGGGAAACAAAATTCGAAATATAAAGATCTTACAAATCTTGTAGGATTGTCTGAATGTATAACCGAAGCAACGGACGAAGATAATTCTACCGAGAAGATGTCTTGGTCTGAAGTGGGAAAGCAGATTATTGATGTTTTGAAGTGGTTTATTTTTTCAAGCCAGAAATCAGCAAAGTTAATACGCATCGCAATCATTATATATGTTGTTATTTTAGTTGCAGGTATTTTTGTTTCTTTGTTTGGGAATCCAGAAGTAGCCAATTTCATATCTGCTGCATTGTTGTTGCCTATTGGCTTAATTTTATTTGGGTTGGTTGAAAAAGAGACTAAGCATAAGTTGATTGCGACTTTGAATATAAATCAACCCACTACCGAAAGGCCGAGATTAAGTTATCCTGAACAATTTGAGATGGAATTTATTGAATGTGTGAATTTTAGCAACAAAGAAAATAATAGATTAGTAATAGTTGTTGATGATTTGGATAGATGTGATAAAAATTTAGTGATAGCAGCACTTGCCACAATCAAGCAATTTTCTGGAAAGTCCAATTGTGTCTTTATTGTTCCATGTGATGAGCAACAAGTTCTAAACGCAGTAAACGCACAAGTTAGTAATCATGATTATGATTATGAGTCACTTCGTAAATTTTTTGATGTTGCCGTGCGAATGGAAAAAATCCCTGAAGCAGATTTACATAATTATGCAAAATATCTTGTAGAGCAATGGAAACTGGCGCCCCAATTGGCAGAGATAGCCGTTTACAGTGGAGCCAGAGATGCAAGAAAAATTAAAGCTTTTTTGAACTCATTTAATACACATTACTGGATGATACAAAAAAGATTTAACCCAGAAAAAGCTGGAAGAAATTTGCTTCTAATCGCCAAGCTCACTGCTATTCAGGAAGGGTTTCCGGAATTATATAAGATTATATGCTTAGAGCCATTAATGTTAAATAGATTTGAGAATGCACATAAGGACTCTTCTGTCGATTCTTATGAAAAAAATAATGTGAGCAAAGAAATTAAAGATTTGATACTTAAGAATAGTATTTTAACAAGATTTTTGGAATACACAGACAATATTGATTTAACAGAAATTGAAGACCTTGTTATTGGGAAACAACTGGAGCTTATTGCAGGAATTAGTACAGGTTCGATAATTCAAACAACGCTTAGTAATGGGAAAATAGAAGAATTTTCAGAAGCAGTTAAAGGATTAGATAAAACTCAAGCAGATCATCTTGTGGAATACATACGATTAATGGTAAAAGAATTCGAAGAGAAAAAATTCTATGTTATCTTGCGTATGTGGGTTAATTGTGCATTAGGGATTTTTAGCTATGAAAACATATGGACTAATGATGATTTAATAACAGCTAAACAATTATTGGCCAATATTATCGTTGATGCAATCACAAAAGAAAAAGGCAAACTATTAAAGGATATATCAAACATCAAGGGAATTGAATCGATACTTCAAATTACTTCAGATTCCACAAGTCTTGCCAATGCGATTGTTCAAGTTTATCTTGAAAGGCTCACTACTGACGGAGCAAGTAGTTACATAGGATTATTCAATCGGAAGAAAAAATATTTCGAGCAAAAATTTGAAGGTATAAACACTGCCATAATTTCAGCATTAAACTCAGAAAACGAACAATTAATTTTGAATCAGCTATCAATAGCTGAAATAAGAAATGACATTGATGACCCAATACCATCTAACACAGTTTTGAATACAATTGTACAAAGATTAGATGCAAAGGATAATGCGTATGAGCTTAATGAAAAACGTATTCAGGTTATAGAAATTTATCAAACTAAGATAGATATGACAGGATTTATAAACAAATGGAATGAACTTACAAAGAAAGCACAATCTGCACCGATTGAAATTGAAAAAACTAATTTTGGCCTGATGCTGAATACGGTAAATAAAATAGGACAATTCGATAAATTGGAAGATGCTAATTTAATTTGTACTCCATTGTTGCAAATTTGGGCAGTTAATGGAAAGGAAAGTACAAGGAATGAGTTATTAAAAACATTTTCTTTGGTATATCCTATTGTAGATGAAAGCCTAATTAAACAAGTAGAGAACGTGATTTTTTCTTGGTTCAAGGCACGTCCTACTGGAGAAATTAAAATTTATTTAGAATCTTTAACAAATAATATACAAACGACCACTGATAAACAAGGATTTAGAACTTTGACAGGCTTAGCTCTGTCTTTGTTGGAACAATTTGTAGAATGGATGAAAAATCAAGTAAATACTTACAATGAGAAAGTTGAAGAAATAGTAAATTTAGTAGTGGAATGGAGCCACACACTCAAAACCGAAACAAAGATATATGAGTTGGTCGAGTACACGATAAAAAAAGCAAATGACCCATCTTTTGAATTATGGCATAAAAAGAGTTTAGGGAATTTATGTGATTGTTTATCCGACGAACAAGTCCAAACTATTAGTCAATTGGTAATGGAGCGAATAGAAGAACCTCAAACGGCGAAAACGCGACGAAGCCAACTATTAGATATTTTAATTACAAAACTATCTCGCAGAAAACTTACAGGTCAAGATACGGATAGAATTTTTGGATTGTTATGGCATGATGATGGAAATATGCGGGAACCAATATGTGAAAAATTCGAATCTTTAAAATCTCAATTTGAAGAAGACGATTTTAAAAGAAACATATCAATAATGGCAAAGAATATTTCAAATAGCACTGCTGAAAAAATAACCCAAAAGGCCAATTCTTTAACAATAATTTTAAAAAGTCCAATAAGTCTTAAAGAACAGGACAAACCACTAATTCTTAATATGGTGCCTTTGTTAATTCATACGAAAAATAGTAGCAAAGAAACTATTGGGATAGGCTTAATTATAGTCGATTCCCTTGGGAATAGCGAAAATGTTTCAGAAGATATTATAAGTGGTTTGAGGGCATTATCTCAATATGGCGATGAAAATATTAAAGGGAAAGCAGCCGAACTTCTCAAAAAGTACAATAAAGTGGCCGAACCGGATGGTTTGGACAAGAAAGACAAATCGGACGTGTAG
- a CDS encoding YkgJ family cysteine cluster protein encodes MAKKTKKRLKHAKCKNCAGLCCRYVALPIDKPTTRGDYDDIRWFLTHKHVTVFVENKTWYISIDNKCRHLSEKDHKCKIYDTRPRICRGYKNVDCELSKDPYDYDLYFMNDKQMEAYMKVKFDNNNIDRLAKIRKIKSRKK; translated from the coding sequence ATGGCTAAGAAAACGAAAAAACGACTGAAACACGCTAAATGTAAAAATTGTGCCGGGCTGTGCTGCCGATATGTCGCACTGCCAATCGATAAACCAACAACTCGCGGCGATTATGACGATATCCGCTGGTTTCTGACGCATAAACACGTTACGGTTTTTGTCGAAAATAAAACGTGGTACATCAGTATCGATAACAAATGTAGGCACCTGTCGGAAAAAGACCATAAGTGCAAAATCTACGACACAAGGCCGAGAATATGCAGGGGTTATAAAAATGTCGATTGCGAATTGAGCAAAGACCCATACGATTACGACCTGTATTTTATGAACGATAAACAAATGGAAGCCTATATGAAAGTCAAGTTCGATAATAACAATATCGACAGGCTTGCGAAAATAAGAAAAATTAAAAGCAGAAAAAAATGA
- the hisS gene encoding histidine--tRNA ligase translates to MKIPPVKGTRDFYPEDMAKRNFIVDGWKKVSIRNGFAEFDGPIFEYLAMYQQKSGDEIASQLFAFEDRGERMLAIRPEITPTLARMVNQRINALPRPIKWFSVPRLCRAERPQKGRLREFFQWNIDIIGVDDCLADAEVIFCSVDYLKQAGLTDKDIVVKISSRKMLAAFLKSIGVQEEKLMPLYALLDKKKKLPAETFDELLNTAVPDKAVAEQIKNFMNLKGAFNNLVKTDNQELNASIDEMTKLFSYLDTMGLEGYYEFDPAIVRGLAYYTGVVFEIYDRSEQLRAICGGGRYDNLLSDFGGPKVSATGCGMGDCVLGIVLEEKGLFKNVNENQRLDYFVAYADDTLQNEVIRIIAKLRQAGKKADFSYKGGGLGKQLKQASILAAAKCVIVGQEFLNKQLIVKDMANGEQTTIPESEFLKQIEE, encoded by the coding sequence ATGAAAATACCACCGGTAAAAGGCACAAGAGATTTTTATCCTGAAGATATGGCCAAACGCAACTTCATCGTTGACGGCTGGAAAAAAGTCTCGATACGAAACGGATTTGCGGAATTTGACGGACCAATCTTTGAATACCTCGCTATGTATCAGCAGAAAAGCGGCGATGAAATAGCTTCACAGCTTTTTGCGTTTGAAGATCGCGGCGAACGTATGCTGGCTATCCGGCCGGAGATTACGCCTACGCTTGCGCGAATGGTCAATCAGCGTATAAACGCGCTGCCCAGGCCTATAAAGTGGTTTTCTGTGCCGAGGCTTTGCAGAGCTGAACGGCCGCAGAAAGGCAGGCTGCGCGAGTTCTTCCAGTGGAATATCGATATCATCGGCGTTGACGATTGTCTGGCGGATGCGGAAGTGATTTTCTGCTCGGTCGATTATTTAAAACAGGCGGGGCTGACGGATAAAGATATTGTAGTAAAAATATCGAGCAGAAAAATGCTTGCGGCATTTCTAAAAAGTATCGGTGTGCAGGAAGAAAAACTTATGCCGTTGTATGCACTTCTTGACAAGAAGAAAAAACTGCCGGCAGAAACTTTTGATGAACTGCTGAATACGGCAGTTCCAGATAAAGCGGTCGCGGAACAGATAAAGAATTTTATGAATCTCAAAGGAGCGTTCAATAATCTTGTCAAAACAGATAATCAGGAGCTTAACGCAAGTATTGATGAGATGACAAAACTTTTCAGTTATCTTGATACAATGGGGCTTGAAGGTTATTATGAATTTGATCCTGCGATTGTACGCGGGCTTGCATATTATACAGGTGTGGTTTTCGAGATTTACGACAGGTCGGAGCAGCTTCGCGCAATTTGCGGAGGCGGAAGATATGACAATCTGCTTTCTGATTTCGGCGGGCCCAAAGTTTCCGCGACAGGCTGCGGAATGGGAGATTGCGTGCTTGGAATCGTGCTCGAAGAAAAAGGTCTATTCAAAAATGTAAATGAAAATCAACGATTAGATTATTTTGTCGCGTATGCGGACGACACTTTGCAGAATGAAGTGATTCGAATTATTGCAAAATTGCGGCAGGCAGGTAAGAAAGCTGATTTCAGCTACAAAGGCGGCGGACTCGGCAAACAGCTCAAACAGGCCTCAATACTTGCGGCGGCAAAATGCGTTATCGTTGGGCAGGAATTTTTAAACAAGCAGCTTATTGTTAAAGATATGGCAAACGGAGAACAAACAACAATTCCAGAATCGGAATTTTTAAAACAGATTGAAGAATGA
- a CDS encoding HYExAFE family protein, translated as MDGGNHYERAFQCWLKDNGVQYLAVDQHKRTAFSRCKIKSFDFLFYTAGGRAVIAEVKGRKFAGKNFSAFGTLPNWVTDDDITGLENWIRIFSSRYEGLFIFAYDLENIDVETDGREIYDCLGRRYVFMAVRLADYLAGATLRSIKWKTLHLSAEYFKKCSFDVNEMVLRTHIRTTNEH; from the coding sequence ATGGACGGAGGCAACCATTATGAGAGAGCGTTCCAGTGCTGGCTGAAAGATAACGGGGTTCAGTATCTGGCAGTTGACCAGCATAAGCGGACGGCTTTTTCGAGATGCAAAATCAAAAGTTTCGATTTTCTTTTTTATACTGCCGGCGGACGAGCGGTAATCGCGGAAGTTAAAGGGCGAAAGTTTGCAGGCAAAAATTTTTCAGCGTTCGGAACTTTGCCTAACTGGGTGACGGATGATGATATTACAGGGCTTGAAAACTGGATTAGAATTTTTTCGAGCCGATATGAGGGGCTGTTTATTTTCGCTTATGATTTGGAAAATATAGATGTCGAGACCGATGGCAGAGAGATTTATGACTGCCTCGGCAGAAGATATGTTTTTATGGCTGTCAGGCTCGCGGATTATCTTGCCGGCGCAACACTGCGGAGCATAAAATGGAAAACGCTGCATTTGTCGGCGGAATATTTTAAGAAATGCAGTTTTGATGTAAATGAAATGGTTTTACGAACACATATTAGAACCACGAATGAACACTAA